The sequence below is a genomic window from Citricoccus muralis.
CCGAGTGAACCTCGGTGGCACCGCAATTGACTTCGCCGGCACCGACGACCCGCACCTGGATCTCGACCGCTGGCCCGGCTTTGCTGCGGCACACTCCCCCGCCCTGCGGCTGGGCGTCACCCACGCCCCCTACCAGCGGGTGCTGGAGGCGATGCGCGACGATGGCGCCGATCTGATGCTGGCCGGGCACACCCACGGCGGCCAGATCTGTCTACCCTTCTACGGGGCATTGGTCACCAACAGTGACCTGCCCACCCGCTACGCCTCCGGGCTGCACTGGTGGGACGGCACCCCCTTCAACGTCTCGGCCGGAATCGGCGCAGCTCCGGCGGCGCCGATCCGGATCGCCTGCCGGCCGGAAGCCGTCGTCATCGACCTGATGCCACGATGACCGCGAAGAGCACCGAACGCAGCATCTGGCAGGCCATCGCCCGGCTCAGCCCCTACCTCGACGGGGTGCGCTGGCGCTGGGCGCTGGGCCTGACCGCCGCCCTGGCCGCCTCGCTCGTGGCCCTGGTGATCCCCCAAGTCATCCAGCATCTCGTGAACTCCATCGTGCACGCCGGCTCCGCCCAGGTGTGGACCGCCGCACTCATCATGGCCGTGCTAGGTGTGGCCGAGGCCGGACTCATCTACGCCCGCCGATTCTTCGTACTGCCACCGGCCGCCGGGGTCGAAACCCGCGCCCGGGTGGCGCTGTACCGGAGACTGCAGAGGATGCCGCTGTCTTTCCACGACGCCTGGCCCTCCGGACAGTTGCTTTCCCGGGCCGTGTCCGATCTGAACCTGCTGCGCCGGTGGATCGCGTTCGGCACCATCATGTTCATTGTCTCGGTGATCACCATCCTGGTGGGCATGGGGTTGATGTTCTCGCTGTCCTGGCAGCTCGCGCTCGTGTACCTGTTAGGCGCGGTGCCGATCATGTGGCGCTCCTTCGGGTTCCGCCTCGACTTCCGGGCCGCCTCACGGCTTTCCCAGGACCAGGCGGGCGACCTCGCCACCACGGTGGAAGAATCCGTGCACGGGATCCGGGTGCTCAAAGCGTTCGGGCGCAGTGGTGAGGCGCTCGACGGGTTCCGCAGCCAGGCCGACACACTGCGCGGCACCGAAGTACACAAAGCCACCGTGCTCTCCCGATTCATCGGTCTGGTGGTGGCCCTGCCGGAGATCGTGCTCGGCATCAGTCTGGCTCTCGGCCTGTACCTCACCGCAGACGGCTCGCTCACCGTGGGCGCGCTGGCTGCGTTCTTCGCCACCGCGATGGTGCTGGCCGGGCCCGTGGAATCGGTGGGCCAGCTGATGGGTATGGCGCTGTCCGCCAAGACCGCTATCGACCGGCACATCGAGGTGATGGATCAGCCCGCCGTCATCGAACCCTCACAGCCCCAGACCCCACCACGACGCGGCAGCCTCGAGTTCCGGGGTGCCGAATTCCACTACGCCGACGCCGAACCCGACGACGCCGGGCACATACCCGCCCTGTTCAGCGTGAACCTGGAGGTCCGCCCCGGCGAAACCATGGCGCTGGTGGGTGTGACCGGTTCCGGGAAATCCACCCTGGCGCATCTGGCCCCTCGACTCTACGACGTCACCGGCGGCCAGGTGCTCGTGGACGGGGTGGACGTGCGCGAGATGAGCCTGGACACGCTGCGCACCCGGGTGGCCATCGCCCTGGAGGAGCCGACCTTGTTTTCGGACACGGTGCGCAACAACGTGCTACTCGCCGCCGACGAGGAGATGCTGCACACCGCACTGCACACCGCCCACGCCGATTTCGTCTACGACCTGCCCGAAGGCGTTGAGACTCAGATCGGTGAGCAGGGGCTGAGCCTCTCCGGCGGGCAACGGCAGCGCCTCAGCCTGGCCCGCGCGATTGCCGCCCGACCCGACATTCTGGTGCTTGACGACCCGCTCTCGGCGGTGGATGTGCACACCGAGGAGCTGATCACCGCCCGGCTGCGCGAAGTGCTCGCCGACACCACCGTATTGATTGTGGCCCACCGCCGCTCCACCGTGGCCCTGGCCGACCGAGTGGCGGTGCTGCACGAGGGCCGCATCGTGGAAGTGGGCGCACCGGATGAGATGCGCTCCGAGATCTACCGGGAGCTGCTGTGATCGGAACCAGCGGAGAAGAAGAGCTCCACCTCTCGCGTGAGGACCGCAAACATGTGCGGCGCCGCTCCCTGCGGCTACTCGGCGCACTGGCCCGGCCGGTGGCCTGGAAGCTGTTGGTCGTCGTCGTCCTCGTCGTGATCGCCAATGCCGCCCGGGCCGCGTTCCCGCTGCTCATCGCCTGGTCCATCGACGCCGGGCTGCCCGCCCTGCAACGCGGAATAGAAGCCAACGACGGTTCCGCGGTGCCCACCGCACTGGGGATCGGGGGTGCCTACGCGCTCACCGGGGCAGTGGCCGGCGTGGGGCTGAGTCTCTACCTGTGGCTGACCGCCAAAGTCTCGCAAGCGATGTTGCTGGCTCTGCGGGTGCAGGTGTTCGAACACACCCAAGTTCTCTCCCTGGAGTTCCACGAGCGCTACACCTCGGGAAAGGTGATCTCTCGGCAAACTTCCGATCTGGACTCGCTGCGCGAGCTGCTCGACCAGGGCGTGGCCGCACTTGTTTCGGGCCTCATTTTCATGAGCTTCACCGCGGCCTCCATTATTCTGCTCGACCCGTGGTCGGGGCTGGTGCTGGCCGGGGCTTTCATCCCGGTGGCGCTGCTGGTGCGCTGGTACCAGGTACGCTCCGAGGTGGTCTACCGGGCCACCCGGGTCTCCTCGGCACGGGCAATTGTGCACTTCGTGGAGACGATGACCGGCATCCGCGCCGTGCAGGCCTACCGTCGGGCCCGCGCCAACGACGACCGCTACGAGGAACTGGCCGAGCAGTACCGCGATGACACGGTGGAATCACTGCGCCTGTTCGGGGTGTTGCAGCCCACCATGGTGCTCATCGGCAACGCCACGGTGGTGGCTCTGCTGCTCTTCGGCGGGTTCCGGGTGGTGGCCGGGGATCTGGAGATCGGTGTGCTGGTGGCGCTGCTGTTGGCTGGCAAGCGGGTGTTCCAGCCCATGGAGCAGGTCGCCATGTTCTACTCCTCCTTCCAGTCCGCCTCGGCCGCGCTCGAGAAGGTCTCCGGGGTGCTTGAGGAGACCCCCACCGTGCAGTATCCGGAGCACCCCACCCCGGTGCAGGCCCAGGGGCATCTCCGTTTCACCGACGCCGAGTTCGGCTACACCGACCGTACGGTGCTGCCTCGCTTCGACCTGGATATCCCGGCCGGGCAGACCGTGGCCGTGGTGGGACCCACGGGTGCCGGAAAATCCACGCTGGCGAAACTGATCGCCCGCTTCTACGACGTCAGCGCCGGCAGCCTCACCCTCGACGGTGTCGAGCTGCGCGACATC
It includes:
- a CDS encoding ABC transporter ATP-binding protein, which translates into the protein MTAKSTERSIWQAIARLSPYLDGVRWRWALGLTAALAASLVALVIPQVIQHLVNSIVHAGSAQVWTAALIMAVLGVAEAGLIYARRFFVLPPAAGVETRARVALYRRLQRMPLSFHDAWPSGQLLSRAVSDLNLLRRWIAFGTIMFIVSVITILVGMGLMFSLSWQLALVYLLGAVPIMWRSFGFRLDFRAASRLSQDQAGDLATTVEESVHGIRVLKAFGRSGEALDGFRSQADTLRGTEVHKATVLSRFIGLVVALPEIVLGISLALGLYLTADGSLTVGALAAFFATAMVLAGPVESVGQLMGMALSAKTAIDRHIEVMDQPAVIEPSQPQTPPRRGSLEFRGAEFHYADAEPDDAGHIPALFSVNLEVRPGETMALVGVTGSGKSTLAHLAPRLYDVTGGQVLVDGVDVREMSLDTLRTRVAIALEEPTLFSDTVRNNVLLAADEEMLHTALHTAHADFVYDLPEGVETQIGEQGLSLSGGQRQRLSLARAIAARPDILVLDDPLSAVDVHTEELITARLREVLADTTVLIVAHRRSTVALADRVAVLHEGRIVEVGAPDEMRSEIYRELL
- a CDS encoding ABC transporter ATP-binding protein gives rise to the protein MIGTSGEEELHLSREDRKHVRRRSLRLLGALARPVAWKLLVVVVLVVIANAARAAFPLLIAWSIDAGLPALQRGIEANDGSAVPTALGIGGAYALTGAVAGVGLSLYLWLTAKVSQAMLLALRVQVFEHTQVLSLEFHERYTSGKVISRQTSDLDSLRELLDQGVAALVSGLIFMSFTAASIILLDPWSGLVLAGAFIPVALLVRWYQVRSEVVYRATRVSSARAIVHFVETMTGIRAVQAYRRARANDDRYEELAEQYRDDTVESLRLFGVLQPTMVLIGNATVVALLLFGGFRVVAGDLEIGVLVALLLAGKRVFQPMEQVAMFYSSFQSASAALEKVSGVLEETPTVQYPEHPTPVQAQGHLRFTDAEFGYTDRTVLPRFDLDIPAGQTVAVVGPTGAGKSTLAKLIARFYDVSAGSLTLDGVELRDISHEQLREAVVMVTQEAFLFSGSAAENIEIGRPGASREDIEAAARAVGAHEFLSELGYDTDISARGVSAGQRQLISFARAFLADPAVLILDEATASLDLPSERAVQAGMEQLLGSRTALIIAHRLSTVLTADRVLVIDDGRIVEDGSPAQLLAEGGRFAELHRAWEQSQH